Below is a genomic region from Blattabacteriaceae bacterium.
TCTAGAGATCCTCGACATAAAAGAAAGAACTTTAGGAACCTTTTCTTCAATTTTAGGAGGGATTTCTTCAACGATAAATAATACTTTATTCATCGATATTGATATTTTTTAAAGTTTTTAAAAGAAAATTATTTTCTTCATAAGTCCCTACTGTAATTCTAAGACAATTCTTGCATAATTTAATTTTTGAACGATCTCTTACAATAAGATTTTTTTCAAAAAAACATTGAAAAATTTTTTGTACTCCAGAAACTTGAGTTAGCAAAAAGTTAGCTGAGCTAGGAAAGACCTTATCTACAAGGCAAATTAACTCTTTGGAGATTCTTTCTCGTTCTTTAATAATCGTTTTAAGTCTTTTTTCAAAGAACGTTTTTTGTTTAAGGGTTTTAATAGCTATTTCTTGAGAAGATTTGCTTATATTATAAGCTGGTTTTACCCTATTCATTAGACTAATCATATTTTCCCCAGAAAAAGCTATTCCTATACGAATTCCAGCCAATCCCCAAGCTTTGGAAAGGGTTTGCATAACCATAAGTTTGGAGTATCTATCAAGTAGGTTAATAAATGATTCTTTATTAGAGAAATCTATATAAGCTTCATCGATAACAACAAT
It encodes:
- the hisC gene encoding histidinol-phosphate transaminase; its protein translation is EVYHRYPNPFQVELKKEISFIKNICDKKIFIGNGSDEIIDLIIRIFCSPGLDKIIICTPSYGMYEVNAKINDIEILKIPLKKEYKLDVNSILSSIPNSRKLIFLCSPNNPTGNDFLSKDMERILKIFTGIVVIDEAYIDFSNKESFINLLDRYSKLMVMQTLSKAWGLAGIRIGIAFSGENMISLMNRVKPAYNISKSSQEIAIKTLKQKTFFEKRLKTIIKERERISKELICLVDKVFPSSANFLLTQVSGVQKIFQCFFEKNLIVRDRSKIKLCKNCLRITVGTYEENNFLLKTLKNINIDE